The genomic region TGATGTTAACTGCAGGTGATCACAACTAATAACCAGTCAAGGTCGTCTAAGAAAATGGAGTGAGTTTCCGTCCGTCCTGTCGACCGGTAGTACAATGATGCCGTATCGCCAAGTTTCAATTGGCGATTTTAATTTGCGGGAAAGTCGAATTATAAATGTTGGCAACGTCAGTGTTTTAAAGCGCCAAGAAGCCAATGCAACTCGTTCGGCAGACGACAACTTTGTACTCGACTCGGTTTTCCACTCGTGGAAAATAcgtattatttaaattaaaatggaTCAAAATGACAGTTTAATCGTAAAAACGATATCTAAGAAAAGACAGATCATGGaagttcaaaaacaaaaaccctgGCTTGTGTGTAATCTCTTTGGGGCACTCATTCTATCTTACTATCTGTAAGTACATCTTggccaaaattcaaaaatgtgttttaagTAAAGAATACCAAATCAATATTCAACAGGCATTTTGAACAAGAGTGTTATGAGCTGACGTCCACATTTCTTTGGTATTCCATATTGGTAGTTTGCCTCATCTTGGTATTGAATTTTACCACTGGAATCTACTTCTATGTGAAAAGGACAAAATTTGATCCCCCTGTAATTCTGAGTCCTCAACAAAAGAAGCTTTTGGGTGTGAGAAATGATGGTAAGAAGCTATTGgtacatttttaatttcaaatactATTTTGTACTACATATATTGCCATAGAAATTGGATTTGTGACATCAACACCCGCTTGCTCACCCATTACCAAAAGGACACCCTTGATTCCCTACATTCCTGTTGGGTCATCACCTACAGTATCAGCAGCAAAATGTAAAACCACTtgtcctttgttgttttctgtcAACAAAGATATTTAAGTTATTTCtgcaaaattttgtttcagttCAACAAGCAGTAAACCAGTCTGCTGGCAATTCTTCATTGCAATTTCAAAAAGGAAGTAGTAGCTCAGTATTGTATACATCCCAAAACTGGGATCTTGAAGATGAACTCTATGAAGAAGATTCTTTCatgaaaatgtgtaaaagtGTTGAAAGAGAAGAACTTCAAACAAGTAGAGGTACATTTTTACACCATTTTCTACAACTTGCATTCATACTTCCCTATTTAGTCCAAGGCCAGGATGCCACTGGTATGAGCACAACGGCATCCTCGTGGCATTATTCACCATCTGCATCAGGAATAGCGGATTTTTCGCCACTACTAAAAAAGTATTCTTACCAGCTGTCGTTTACAGGTAATCTAAgcaaccgtaaaaaaaaatcgttcgGATAATAAATAAAGCGAAAATCTTGCTTCTCTACGGAGAACAGTACCTACCACTGGAACCAGCGGAGTAGACGAAAATGCCAGCACCAAATCTCCTGCCAAAATTAAAGGTCGCGATGTATGGCAACAATTAGGAATTTCTGATTCTCAACTTCTCGAATATAACGAACAATTTCGGTTGTGGCTTTCTTCTACTGTACTTCAACCATTAGTTGCTGAAATTCAGCGAATTAATGAGTCCTTGACGGCCCATGGGTTAGCTGACGCTAGAATaggtaaaacaaaagttgACGATTGCTTAAGTAAAAATGTATACCTTTAACTCGTGAATGATTAGGAGAATCCAGCCTGGAGAAATTGCGTAAAACTTGCCAGCTGGCTCCCGTGTCCGCTAATATACCATCACTTGTAGAAGTCCTTCCATATCTTGAAGTGACTTCACACCAAGATTATCTTTTTCGCTGTCTTAATCGTAAGTGTGCCGTTAGACAAGAAAGACGAGCCGAAGCCAGAACTAAATATTCCCTTACAAACTTAAAAGGGCTTGCCTCAGGAGGATGCTTGGGTAATTTTCGCTGGGATGGAGGCACTAAACGAAAAGATGTGGATGACAGTACGCCAACGGATAGCGCTGTAATAATGCATTGCTTGGCTACGTACCTCGACAGCCAACTTCCGGCTTTCACGGATCGCCCAGATAGACGACCTTTTACGGGACAGGTgaagcagtaaaaaaaaaaatacttcttTATCAAAATAttcctgaaaaaaatgttagtaaattaatttttacttGTTCCACTAGTATCTCGTAAAATGCCCTGAAAAGCCTCAGCCCACATCAAATCCGCAAATAGTTGAAGTTCAACTTAACCCACCTCACTATAAACTTGTCATGGGGCCGGATGAGTATGAACTTCCAAAGGTGCGCCattattcttttctccttcGTGGCTTGATCTAATATCTTTATCTTGATTCCGTTTTTTTCCAGGGCCGAAACAATATGCTGCATTCAGTgatacttttcttttggttaATCAAGACAAAATTTGAAGGGCGTATCGGGCGAATTACTTTAGGTGAAGCAGGACTCAATTTGCTGTGGATTTTCAACTGAATGTTCATAATATCGTATgttcataaaaaaattgacaaacttaaaaagaaaaggactaAAGTGAAACTGTTGAtt from Daphnia carinata strain CSIRO-1 chromosome 6, CSIRO_AGI_Dcar_HiC_V3, whole genome shotgun sequence harbors:
- the LOC130689951 gene encoding transmembrane protein 209-like isoform X1, coding for MDQNDSLIVKTISKKRQIMEVQKQKPWLVCNLFGALILSYYLHFEQECYELTSTFLWYSILVVCLILVLNFTTGIYFYVKRTKFDPPVILSPQQKKLLGVRNDEIGFVTSTPACSPITKRTPLIPYIPVGSSPTVSAAKFQQAVNQSAGNSSLQFQKGSSSSVLYTSQNWDLEDELYEEDSFMKMCKSVEREELQTSRVQGQDATGMSTTASSWHYSPSASGIADFSPLLKKYSYQLSFTVPTTGTSGVDENASTKSPAKIKGRDVWQQLGISDSQLLEYNEQFRLWLSSTVLQPLVAEIQRINESLTAHGLADARIGESSLEKLRKTCQLAPVSANIPSLVEVLPYLEVTSHQDYLFRCLNRKCAVRQERRAEARTKYSLTNLKGLASGGCLGNFRWDGGTKRKDVDDSTPTDSAVIMHCLATYLDSQLPAFTDRPDRRPFTGQYLVKCPEKPQPTSNPQIVEVQLNPPHYKLVMGPDEYELPKGRNNMLHSVILFFWLIKTKFEGRIGRITLGEAGLNLLWIFN
- the LOC130689951 gene encoding transmembrane protein 209-like isoform X2, which produces MDQNDSLIVKTISKKRQIMEVQKQKPWLVCNLFGALILSYYLHFEQECYELTSTFLWYSILVVCLILVLNFTTGIYFYVKRTKFDPPVILSPQQKKLLGVRNDEIGFVTSTPACSPITKRTPLIPYIPVGSSPTVSAAKFQQAVNQSAGNSSLQFQKGSSSSVLYTSQNWDLEDELYEEDSFMKMCKSVEREELQTSRVQGQDATGMSTTASSWHYSPSASGIADFSPLLKKYSYQLSFTVPTTGTSGVDENASTKSPAKIKGRDVWQQLGISDSQLLEYNEQFRLWLSSTVLQPLVAEIQRINESLTAHGLADARIGESSLEKLRKTCQLAPVSANIPSLVEVLPYLEVTSHQDYLFRCLNRLASGGCLGNFRWDGGTKRKDVDDSTPTDSAVIMHCLATYLDSQLPAFTDRPDRRPFTGQYLVKCPEKPQPTSNPQIVEVQLNPPHYKLVMGPDEYELPKGRNNMLHSVILFFWLIKTKFEGRIGRITLGEAGLNLLWIFN